Within Gemmatimonadaceae bacterium, the genomic segment TGCTGCACCACGTGCACGCGCGCGCGCTCGAAGGCCAGACCGGTCACGACGACGTCGGCGTCCACGACGTCCAGCCCGTCGATCTGGCCCCCGGCCGTCGAGTAGACGAGGCGCGCGTTGGGCCAGCGCGCGGCGACATCGTCGAACCACGACTGCGGCGGTGCGTCCACAGGCCCGAACGCCAGCAGGAGCTGCACGGCGCCCTGCGGATCCGCCGCAGTGCCGTCGCTCCAGCCGGAGACGGGTGACCACCTGTGGGAGAAGGCGCGCATGGACAGCCGGGAAGAGGGGAACTGGCAGGGCGGGCGCCGCCAGTGTGGAGGGTGAGTTTCGACTGTGCGCCGGGGAACTTGAGAACGGCTGTTCACCATCGCGGCCCCCGGTGCCGGCCGCGCAGCCGGGTCAGAAGCCCATCAGTTCATCGACCGGCTCGTCCAGTGCCTCGAGCGCCGGCGCCGGCCGTGCCGGGGGACGGGCCGCCGGCACCGGCGGCCGCTTCGTCGCGCCGCCGCGACCAGTCGGCTCCCGGCGATCGCGGTTCGCCCAGTCGCGCGTCTTGAACCCCTTCGCGGCATCGCCCAGTCGCGCGGCCTGCGCCCGCATCTCCTCGGCACCCGACGCCCCTTCCTCGGCGCCGGCGGCCACGCTCTGGGCGAGGCTGTTCAGCTCACTCATGCGTCCCGTGATGTCGCGCACCTGGTCGCGCTGCGAGGTGATCTCGCGCGTCATCCCGGCCGCCATCTCGTCCACACGCTCCACGGCGGTGGCGATGGCACCCAGCACGCGCTGCACGTCGTCGCGCAGCGTCACGCCGCGATCGGCGTCCTGCACCGCCGCCTCGATCATCGCGCTGGTGCTCCGGGCGGCCTCCGCACTGCGCAGGGCCAGCGCGCGCACCTCCTCGGCCACCACCGCGAAACCGCGGCCGGCGTCGCCCGCGCGGGCCGCCTCCACCGCCGCGTTCAGCGCCAGCAGGTTGGTCTGGAACGCGATCTCGTCGATCGTCTTGACCACCCGGCTGGTGGCGTCGCTCGATTCCTTGATGCGCGTGATCGCCTCACCCAGGTCGCTCGCCACCCGCGTGCCGTCCTGGACGTTCGCGCGCGCGGAGCCCGCGAGCGCCGTGACCTCCGAGGCGCTCGCCGCCACCCGTTCCGCGAGCTGCGCCAGATCCTGCGCGGCGTGGTCCACGGCCTCGATGGCCTGCGCCTGCCGCTGCGCATTGTGCGCCAGCGTCTCGCTGGTGGAGGCGATGTCCTCCGACGCGTCCGACACCTGGTACACCGACTGGCGCACCTGCCGCATCGCCACCGAGAGCTGCTCGGCGGCGGTGTTCACGGACTGGGCGATCGCGTCGTAGTCCCCCTGGTACGTGCCGAGCATCCGCACCTCGAGGTCGCGGTTCGCCATCTTCTCGAGCGCACGCTTGGCCTCCGAGAGCGGCGTCTCGATCGCGTCGAGCATGCGGTTCAGCTCCTGCACCAGTTCCCGGAACTCTCCTTCGAACTCATCCGGGTTGGCGCGCACGGTGAGCGAGCCGGCTACGGCGGAATCGGCCATCTGGCGACTGGTCTTCACCAGCGAGCGCATCGTGTCCTGCACCAGCGCCACGGCCACGCCGGTGCCGCGCGAGGCGGTGATCATGCCGTCCAGGCTCCCGGCCATCGTCCCCAGTTCGTCATTGCTCCGGATGGCGAGGAGCGGGATGTCGTCGTCGATGGTGCCCTCGAACTGCCCGCGTGACAGCCGGCTGAGCACGTCCTGGATCTGCACCAGCAGCTGCGACTGCACCTGCTGCGCACGGTCGGTCACGCGCATCGTGACGCGGAGCACGTGACGGATGGTCTGCGTGGCGGTGAGGATCGAGACCAGCAGCACGCAGAGGCTGGTGACCAGCACGAGGACCAGTGTGGTGAGCGCCGAGGTGGAGGCGTCACGGGCGTGCGCCGCGACGGTGTCGGTGAGCGCGACCTCGATCGCCCGCTGTGCCTGAATCTGGACGGTGGTGGTGCTGAACCACTCCGCCGGATCCGCCTTCACCGATGCGCCACCCACGCCGGCGTACGCGACGTCGCGGATCGCCGCGATGCGTCGCGCCTCCGGTGCGACCGCCATCGCCTTGAGCCGCGCGACGACCGCATCGGTCGCCCCGTTGCGGAGCTGCTCGAGTGCGATCTCCTGTCCGGCCACGGCCGTGATCCAGTCCCGGTACACGTCGTTGTCGGAGAACGCGCCGAGTGTCAGCACCGAGTTGAGGGCCCCGCGTTCGCGCGCCGCCCACTCCTTCAGGTGCCCCACCGCGTCGATCTGGCGGAGCGCCACGCGGGCGTCGCCGTCCGTCACGTCCCTGGTGAAGTCGTTGATCCCCTGCCGCATCACCGCGATGAACGCAGAGTAGCGCGCCTGGACCTGCGGCGCCGCGATCTGCCGCGAGTCCACGGCGGCGCGCGTGAGGGCGGCGCTGTCGATCGCGGACTCGATGCGGACCGCAGTGGCCGAGAGTCGTGCGATCCGCGTCGTCGCCATCGAGGCGCGATAGAGGTCGCGCACGCTGTCGGCGCGCAGGCGCTGGGCCGCGAGCTCCGGTGCGAACCGCGTGCCGCCGCTGGCGATGTAGCCGGCGGAGAGGCCGCGCTCGGCCTGCATCTCGTGGATCAGTGCGGTGGTCGTGCCCTCGAGGATCGCGATCCGCTCGAGATCGCGGCCCTGCTGCCAGCGTCCATACTGCGTCTTCACCACGACGCCGGCAAAGGCGATGGCGATCAGCAACGGCAGTCCGGCCGCAAGCGTGAGCTTGCCGCGGAGGCCGGAAAACAGTGTGCGCATAGGTGGGTGGGGCAGCCGGTGTTCGTTGGTGCAGCGAAGGGCGTCTTCACCTCACTTATCGGCAGGGATACAGGGCGGCTTGACGATCGTTGTATTGGCGCACGTTCATACTTGGCCGCCGGGCGGTGGACCGTGGCGTGATGTACCACCCTTATCGCCACACCAGTGGCGTGTAATCGCAGCTCGAATAGCACACAGCCGGATGGGGCGCCTGGTTGGCCAGGCGAAAACCGCAGCAATACCCAGCGGTATTGCGAGGATTTTCAACGCCGCCAGCCGGGATGCCCCGACCGGCGACTGCGTCCGGAACTTCGATTACACGCCACTAGGTTGCGCGGCATGCCATCCGCCCCCACGCGAGCCGCGGCGCCACCGCCCGCCGGTCCCGCGCCAGACGCCGCGCTCGCATCGCGCCTCGACGCGGTGTGCGAGGAGGGCTGGGCGCTGTTCGAAGCGTTCGACCGGCGTGTGCGCGACCGTGGGTTCCACCCGTTCGTGGCGGCCGACTACGCCGTCGTGCGCGCGGCACTCGTGCGCGTCCGGCACCCCGGCCAGCGCTTCCTGGAACTCGGCTCGGCCACCGGCGTGATCACGGTGATGGCCAGCCTGCTGGGATTCGACGCGTGTGGAATCGAACTCGACCGTGACCTCGTCCAGGTGGCCGTGGGGTTGAACCGTCGGCACGGCACGAGCGCACGCTTCGCCTGCGGCAGCTTTCTTCCCACCGGCTACCGCCGGCCCGGTGCCGCCACCGCCGGCCGGTCGCTGCGGGCCGCCGAGCCCACCACCGGTGACGGAGCGTCGGGCTACCTGGTGCTCGGCCAGGCCCTCGACGACTTCGATGTCGTCTTCGGCTATCCGTGGAGCGGGGAGGCGCCGCTGATGCACGACCTGATGCGACAGTACGGCCGCCCCGACGCGCTCCTCCTCCTGCACGACACGAACGCCGGCGTGAGTGCCTGGCGGCAGGGACGCGAACTCGCGCTCTGAGCGCGGCGGGCTGCCGGCCGACCGTACCCGGCATCGGCGGGCCGGACGATATGTTGCTCGCAGCCGACGGCGGATGACGCCGTCACCCCTCCGCAGGCCGCGCGGCCACCGCGCATCGTCGTCACCCGTCTGGAGAGCAGCTCGTGCGTCCCAGTGTCCTGACCCGTCGTATTCACTACTGGGCCGGCGCCGTCATCGCGCTGCCGATCGCCGTGATCATCACCACCGGCGTGTTGCTGCAGGTGAAGAAGCAGTGGAGCTGGGTGCAGCCGCCCGAGATCCGCGGCACCGGCACCACGCCGACGCTCGACCTCCACGGCATCGTCCGGGCCGTGCAGACCGTGCCGGGCCTGCAGGTGGCGGGATGGGACGACATCAAGCGGATGGACATCCGCGCCGATCGCGGCCTGGCGAAGGTCACCGTCGCGGGCGACTGGGAAGTGCAGGTGGACCTCGGCACCGGCGCCGTGCTGCAGGCCCGCTATCGTCGCTCCGACCTGATCGAGTCGCTCCATGACGGCTCCTTCTTCCTGGGCGACGTCACGAAGCTGGGGCTCTTCCTGCCCGCCGGCGTCGCGCTCGGGATCATGCTGGCCAGCGGCATCTGGCTGTTCTGGCTGCCACTCTCGGTCAAGCGCCGGCGACGGCAGGCCGCCGCGGCGGGGGCGTGAGCCGGTGAGCCTCCCCCCGTCGTCACGGCGCGAGTTCCTTGCCACCGGCACCGCGCTGGCGCTGGGCGCGAACCTCGCCGGTCGCGTCAGGCCGGTGCGCCCGGCGTTCGACCTCGTGCTGCGGGGCGGCACGGTCTTCGACGGAAACGGCGGCGACGGCCGCGAGATGGACGTGGCGATCCAGGGCGACCGGATCGCGGCGATGGGCGTGGCGCTTGCCGGTCGCGGGAGCATCGAGATCGATGTCCGCGGGCTCGCCGTGGCCCCCGGCTTCATCGACATCCACTCGCACGGTGACTCGTCGCTTTCCGCCGACCCGCGCGCCGAGTCGGTGATCCGGCAGGGGATCACGACGCTCGTCGCGGGCGCCGATGGCAGCTCGCGTGCCACCGGCAGTGCGGCCAGCGGCTTCCCGGCGCTCTTCGCACGCCTCACGGCGCTCCGGCCATCGCCGAACGTGGCCTCGATGGTGGGTCTCGGCAGCGTGCGTGGCGCGGTGGTGGGTGGGGATGACCGTCCCGCGACGGTGACCGAACTGCGCACGATGGTGGCCATGGTGGAACGCGCGCTGGCCGACGGTGCGTGCGGCGCGAGCTCAGGGCTCGAGTACACCCCCGGCGCGTTCGCCTCGGTGGAGGAACTGGTGGCGCTCTGCCGGCCGCTCGCGGCGCGTGCGCTCGTCTACGCCACCCACATGCGCAACGAGGACGACCGGCTGATGGAGGCGATCGCGGAATCGATCGCCGTCGCGCGCGGCGCGCGCTGTGCGCTGCAGATCTCGCACCTCAAGACGCAGGGACCGCGCAACTGGAGCCGGCTGCCGCAGGTGTTCGCGCAGATCGAGGCCGCGCGGGCCGAGGGGCTCGACGTGGCGTTCGACCGGTACCCATACCTGGCGTATGCGACGGGCCTCACCAACCTCTTCCCGGTCTGGAGTCGCGACGGGGGCACCCCCGCCTTCCTCGCCCGGCTGCGGCATCCCGCGCAGGCGGAACGGATCGAGCGCGAGGTGCGCGCGAAGATCGAGCTGCTCGGCGGCTGGGACAACGTGCAGGTCACGGCGGTGCGCAATCCCGTCGATCGTGCCGCGGAAGGGAAGCGACTCGGTGCGTGGGCGGCGCTCACGAAGGCGGAGCCGTATGCCGCGCTGGTGGGACTCATCCAGCGCAACGACGCCACGGTGAGCATGGCGGGTTTCGCGATGAGTGAGGAGAACCTCGAGCGGATCCTCGCGCACCCGCTCGGCATGGTGTGCACGGATGGCGGGGCGTACGCCATCGACGGGCCGACGCGTCGCGGCAGCCCGCACCCGCGCGGTATCGGCAGCTTTCCGCGCGTGCTGGGGCGCTATGTGCGCGAACGCGGAGTGCTCACGCTGTCGGCGGCGATCCGGAAGCTCACGGCGGTGCCGGCCGATCGCCTGAAGCTGGCTGATCGCGGCCGGCTGCGACCCGGCCTGGCGGCGGACGTCACCGTCTTCGACGCGGCACGCGTTGCCGACACCGCCACGTTCGAGCGGCCGTTCCAGTATCCCGTCGGGATCCCGCACGTGATCGTGAACGGCCGGCTCGCGCTGCGTGATGGTGTGCGCACGCGCGAGCGCAGCGGTCGTGCCCTGCGGAGCGTGGGGCAGGCAGGCGGCTGACGCAGCCGGTGCGGCGGGAGGTCAGGGCTTGCCGTTCGTCATCAGCACGCCGTCCACGCTCCCGAAGTCGTCCGCGGCGCCGGCGAGGTTGGCGGGCTGCACCCAGTTGCCGTTGTTCGACCGGATCGCGACCCGCCAGGTGCCGGCGGCCGGTGCGGCGCCGCAGGTGAACCGGCGCGAGCCGCTGCGCGCGCAGGTGCGTGGCACCCACTCCGTGAAGTCCCCGCGCAACTCGACCTTCTCCACGTCGGTCGGCCCGCTGTCGATGACGAGGGTGCCGTTGATCACGAGCAGCGTGGCGGCGGTCGTCGCTGCCGGCACCGGTCGCACGAGCAGCCGCCGGCCTTCCATGCGCACGCCGAGCAGCGCCGTGCGTCCGGAGGGGATGCCGGCGCGCACGTCGGGCAGGCGCTGCACGCCGCCGACGAAGAGCGACACCCCGCGCGCCGTCTGCAGCGTGAACGAGAGCTGCGGGCCGACGCGCGTGCCGGTCGCGCCCTGCTGCACCGCACGCAGTGCGACCGACGCATCGGCGCGCAGGCGGCTCCGCTCCCAGATCATGCGCGGGGTGAAGTCGAGGGTGCGTGCCGTGAACGCGGCGCCGGCGCCGGCGCGCACGCCGAGCTGCTGCTGCAGCGTCGCGGGACGCCGCGCGGCGGCGAAGGTGCCGTCGAGGGCGATCGACGTGGCGCCGTGCGTGTGCAGCACCGTGCCGCCGGCCTCGAGGTCAGGGTACCAGGCGCCGCTGAAGCGCATCTGCCCGCCGCGCGCGCGCAGCACGCCGGTGGTGCCGGCAGTGCCGCGCCGCCACTCGGCCCCGAGATCGCCGTGGATCGTGTGTGCGATGCCGGTGGTCTTGAGAAGCTGGCCGGTGCCGATGAGCCGGACGTCACGCAGCGCGGGCGAGCGGAAGTATCCGCTGCCGAGGAACGACTGCCACTGCGGCGATCCCGTCGCCAGCACGGCGCTGCCGCCGACCGTCAGGTCACGTGCCGTGAGCTGGGCACCTGGCGCCAGGTAGAATGCCGCCCCGCTCCGCACGAGCGGCTGCTGCACCACGGCGGCGCCGGACTCCAGGGTGCCGACGACCCTCGCGCGGGGCGGCGCCGTCGGCGCGGTGGCGCTGCGCTGCTGCGCCGAACCGGCAGATGCCGACAGCAGGATGCCTGCGGCGATACCCCACCCACGCCGCACGCCGGCACGGTGGCGACGCATCTCAGGGCTTGCCGCGGGTGCTGTTGGAGCCGGCCATGCCGAATCCGTCCGCCGCGTTCCCGATCCCGGGGGACGCCGCCGCGCCGCCGACCAGTCGGGTCATGCGGTCGTTGAGGGCATCCGCCGGCGCCACGCCACCCGCTACGTCGCGCGCGAAGTCGTCGGCGATGGCGAGCAGGGTGTTCGTGGGCACCTGCCGGTCGATCAGCGAGCGCGCCGCGCGCACCGCCTGCTCCTGCGTCACGCCGCGCCGCATCAGCCGCACCACGAACAGGAAGTACGGTTCCGCCGACCGCCGGCCGGCCGCCACGCGCAGTGTCCGCAGCGATGGCGCGGACACACCCACCGAGAGCGCCTCGGCGCCGGCATGCAGCTCCGGCACGCTCACGGCCGGTGCCAGCAGCCGTGCGACCGAGTCCACGCGTGACGCCAGCAGCGCGACGGCCTCGGCGATCCGGGGCTGGCTCGCGCCCTTGGCGGTGCCCTCGGCCACCTTCGCGCGCAGCAGGGCCGTGGGCAGTCCGCGCCGGTCGAAGTCGCGCAGCATCACGTCGATCCGCTGCTGCGCGGCGCGTTCACCCTCGGTCATCCCGCCCTGGCCCTGCAGCGGTGCCGCGGCGCAGAGTGCGACGAGCGCCAGCCTCGCCAGCCGGTTCACGGGGCCTCGCCCACGACCAGCTCGGAGCCGGTCACGCCGAAGTCGCGGTCCTCGACGGCGTCGCGTGCGGGGTCGCGCTCGAAGCGGTGCCCGTCCACCAGGTACGCGTAGATGTAGCGCCCGGGCGGCAGCAGGGTGGTGATGCGCCAGCGGCCGTCGGCGCTGCGCTCCATCGCGGTCGCGTCACGCGACCAATGGTTGAAATCGCCGAGCACCTGCACCGAGCGTGCATCGGGCGCGTCGAGCTCGAAGATGATCGGGCGGGCGCCGCCTGCCGACACCGGCAGCAGCGGGGCGCCCGCCGCCGGCAGCACCGGCGCGCCACCCACGGCGCGCGCGCCCGCCATCGCGAGCTCGCTGCGCTGCACCACGGCGGTGCGTCGCGCGGCGGTGACCACGGCGGCACCGGCCGCCATCAGCACCACGGCCGCGGCGAGCCGGCGGGTCCACGCGCCGGCCCGGGCCTGCGGTGAGCTGGCGAGGATGGCGCGGGCCGCGATGCGGTCGGCCGCCTCGCGCGGGAACGGGGGAACGTCCTGCATCGCGTGCAGTGCGCGCGACAGGCGCTGGTCCAGGTCATCCATCGGGTCAGGCATCAGGGTCATCCTCGCGCAGGAGCTCGCGCACGGCATCCATCGCGCGTTTTGCACGCATCTTGCAGGCCGACACGCCCACGCCGCTGATCACGGCAATCTCCTCGTAGCTGAAGCCTTCCACGTGGTGCAGCAGGAAGGTCTCGCGCTGCGCCGCCGGCAGGGTGGCCAGCGCGCGGAACACGCGCGCCACGTCACTGCGGGTGGTGGTGGCCATCAGGGCGTCGATCGACTCGTCGCGCAGCTGGTCGTCCATGGGCTGGGCGCGCAGCTGCAGCCGGCGGAGCCGCACCCGCAGCGAGCGGCAGCAGTTGGCGAGGATCGTGAAGAACCAGCTCTCGAAGCTGCGGCTCGCGTCGTAGCGGGGCAGGGCCCGGTGCGTCCGGATCCAGGCGTCCTGCACGATGTCGTCCACGTCGTCACGCGCGGCGCCGGTCATCTGGAGCGCGAACCGCGTGGCGCGCGGCTGCATCAGCTCCACCAGCGCGCTGAAGGCTCCCGGATCGCCGTCACGGGCGCGCAGCGCCAGCACGTCGGCGGGGGCCGAGGTGCGGGGGGGGCGGCTGACGGTGACGTGCGGTCGGGAGAGGGGCATCGGGTCGGCGGACGGGCACTGGGTTGCGCGTGATACTCCACGACCGCCGGTCGGGTCACCGGACGCGGCCGCATGCGTGGTGCAGCGCGGGCCAGACCGTCCCGCGCACGTCAGGTGAAGTCTCATTGCCGGGCCTGTCGCGCGAAAGTAACCTTGACCCGCCCGCCCCTCCGGATGGTGACTCCCGCCAGCCCGTGGGGCGGTGGTTCGCCCTGTCCGTCCGGAGGACATGCATGGTTTCTCACTTCGTTCGACGCGCGTCTTGCGCCCTCGCGCTGGCCGTCGCCACGCCGGTGCTGCTGTCTGCGCAGGCTGCCACCGGCACCATCCGTGGCAAGGTCACGGAAGCGTCCTCGGGACGCGGCCTGGCCGACGCCCAGGTCCAAATCACCGGCACCCGGATCGGGGCCCTCAGCCAGGCCACGGGTGACTACGTCCTGACCGGCGTGCCGGTCGGCGCCCGGGTGGTCTCCATCCGCCGCATCGGCTTCCAGCCGGTGAACCGCACCGTCCAGGTGCTCGCCGGCAGCGCGCAGACCGTGGACGCCGCCCTCACCGTGAGCGCGATCAACCTCTCCGAGGTCGTCGTCACCGGCACCGCGTCGCCCACCGAGAAGCGCCGCGTCGGCACCAGCATCGCCACCGTGGACTCCACCGTGGTCGCCAAGGCGCAGGCCGTAACGGTCGACCAGGCGTTGCAGGGCAAGATCGCCGGCGCCCAGATCACGCAGAACTCCGGCGGGCCGGGCGGCGGCGGCATCTCGGTGCGCCTCCGCGGCACCAACAGCTTCATCTCCGGCTCCGACCCGCTCTACATCATCGATGGCGTGATCGTGGACAACGGCTCCGCGCAGCTCGCCGACCTCGGCGGCCGATCCAACCCGCAGAACCGGCTGGCGGACATCAACCCGGCGGACATCGACCGCATCGAGATCATCCGCGGTGCCGCGGCGGCCGCCCTCTACGGCTCACGCGCCAACAACGGCGTGGTGCAGATCTTCACCAAGCGCGGCGTGCTCGGCAAGCCGCGGGTGACCCTCACCTCACGCCTGGCCTCCAACGAGCTCCGCGAGCAGCAGCCGTTCAACTTCTACCCGTACGACGTCAACGGGAACCCGATCGCGCGCTACAACATGCAGGACGCGATCTTCCGCCGCTCGCCCAGCTACGAGCAGAACCTGACGGTCGAGGGCGGCAACGACGCCACGCGCTACTTCGTGAGCCTCAACAACACCGAGGACCAGGGCATCATCCGGTCCACCGAGTCGCGGCGCCAGGGCGTGCGGCTCAACCTGCAGCAGCAGCTCTCGTCCACGCTGATCGCGAACGTGAGCACGAACTTCATCAACACGCGGAACCAGTTCCAGGCGTTCGGTGAGCAGAACGACTACGGCATCATGGGCTCGCTGTTCTTCGCGCCCACGCAGACGGACTTCCGCCCGGTCAACGGCATCTACCCGCTGCCGCCGGCGCTTGGCACCAACCCCCTGCTCGCGATCGCCCGCATCCGCAACCCGCAGACGATCAACCGCTTCATCGGCTCGGCCAAGCTCACCTGGACGCCGGTGCCGAAGCTGCTCGTGGACTACACGGCGGGCCTCGACAACTCCGCCTTCGAGCAGCGCCAGTTCATCCCGCGTGGCGCCGTCCTCGGCACGGGGGCGCTGTCCACGGGCCAGTCGCAGTCGGTGTACCAGAACACGCGCGTGCTCAACCAGGACCTGGTCGCCGGCTACTCGTGGAACCCGGGCAGCACGTACGAGCTGAAGACCACCGCGGGGCTGAACTACACCCAGCAGACCATCAACCTCACGCAGTCGGGCGCCAACGGCCTCGCGCCGGTGGGTGACCTGGTCAGCGCCGGTGCCGTGAAGTTCGGCACCCAGGCCCTCACGCAGCTCCGCACGCTCGGCTTCTTCGGCCAGCAGGAGCTGGCGGCGTGGAACAAGCTGTTCCTGACCGCCGCGGTCCGCTACGACGCCTCGTCCACCTTCGCACCTGCGGAGCGCTGGCAGGCCTTCCCGAAGTTCTCGGCCTCGTACGTCGTGGCCGAGAACCGTTCCGGCCTGCTCAACAGCCTCCGCGTGCGCAGCGCGCTGGGCTGGGCCGGCAGCCAGCCGGGCGCCACCAACGCCTACTCCCAGTTCGTGGTCTACTCGAACACCTCGTTCGGCGGCCGTCCCGGCTTCGTCAACGACGTCACGTTCGGCAACGAGCAGCTCAAGAACGAGCGGGCGCGCGAGTGGGAGCTGGGCGCCGAGGTCGGGGCGCTTGGCGGCCGAATGGGGATCGAGGCGACGTATTACGACCGCCTCGTCAGCGACCTGCTGTTCTTCAAGCCACTCCCCACCAGCACCGGCTTCTCGCGCCAGTTCGCCCCCATCGGCACGATGAGCAACAAGGGCATCGAGCTGCTCGTGCGCACGGTGAACGTGGACCGGAAGAACCTGCGCTGGGAGACCACCACCACCTACACCCGCAACCGGAACCTGGTCGAGAGCCTCAACATCCTCGACTTCCAGTCGGCCGGCGGCTACCCGAACCGCATCCGCACCGGCGAGCCGGCTGGCGTGTTCTACGGCTCCTACGCCGCCCGCAACTGCCTGACCGGCGCGCTGCTCGTCGACTCGCTCGGCCGCTACCGTCGCAGCAACCAGACCGCCGACATGGGTGCCACCCTCGCCGCCCGCCGTGCCATCAGCGGCGGCACCTGCAACGACTCGCTGAACAAGGTGATCGGCGACCCGAATCCGTCGTGGATGGGCTCCATCCTCAACGAGGTCACGCTCGGCGGCAAGCTGCGCCTGCGCGCCCTGTTCGACGGCACCTTCGGCAACGACGTGCTGAACCTCTCGACCCGTGCGCAGAACGCCGGCGTGGCCAGCAACTCCAAGGAGTACGAGCGCGAGCTGCTGCCGTACGGTGACTCGCGCAAGCTGGCCCCGAACTTCAACGGCCGCACCCAGGGCATCTTCGAGTACTGGATCGAGGACGGCAGCTTCGTGAAGCTGCGCGAGCTCTCGGCCAGCTACACGGTGGACTGGGCACCCGTGAAGAAGCTGTTCCACGAGGGCGTGGACCTCACCGTCTCCGGCCGCAACCTGTGGGTGTGGACGAAGTACTCCGGCTTCGACCCGGAAGTGACGGCATTCGGCACCAACGCCGGCGGTCTCGGCTCGGTGCAGACCACCGCCGCGGACCGCGGCATCGACTTCGGTGCCTACCCGATCCCGCGCGTCTGGTCCGTCAGCGCCCGGTTCACCTACTAACAGCGGAGACGCTCACCCATGCGCACGATCAAGCGATGCGTGGTGGCCCTCGCCGCCATGTCTCTCGGCGCCTGCACGCTCGACCTGCAGAACCCGAACAGTCCCACCGCAGGCCAGGTCACCACGTCACCTGACGGCGTGATCGCCCTCGCGACCGGGCTCCAGAGCCGGTTCGCCACCTCGTACTTCAACTATGCGTACATGGCCGGACTCGTGACTGACGAGTTCGCGGCCACCAGCGCGGCACTGATCTCCATCAGCGATGCGGAGCAGGGCAGTGTGGCGCCTGGCACCGGTATCGCCGACAACGTGTTCAACTCGATCTATCGCACCGTGCGCACGGCCGATGAACTGCTCGCCGGTGCCGACCGGCTGGCGGGCTCGTTCGATGCCGGCACGCGCAGCGGCCTCAAGGCGCTGGCCTACACCATGAAGGCGGAGGCGCTCGGCGAGGCGTTCCAGTCGTACCAGAAGGCGCCGGTGAACACGTTCAACATCACCACGCCCACCTACGTCGGTCGCGCCGAGGCCCTGCCCGTCATCCGCGCCCTGCTCGACTCGGCCGCGGCGCAGCTCGCCGGCACGCCGGCCAGCGCATTCTTCACGGCGTCGATCCTGACGCCGGGCGTGAACCTGCCGAACATGATCCAGGTGTACCGTGCGCGGTATGCACGCATGGCCAATGACGATGCCGCCGCCCTCGCGGCGGCCAACCTCGTTCCGCGCAGTGGCGCGTCGGCCATCTCGGCCTTCACCTACCCGGCACC encodes:
- a CDS encoding nitrate- and nitrite sensing domain-containing protein, yielding MRTLFSGLRGKLTLAAGLPLLIAIAFAGVVVKTQYGRWQQGRDLERIAILEGTTTALIHEMQAERGLSAGYIASGGTRFAPELAAQRLRADSVRDLYRASMATTRIARLSATAVRIESAIDSAALTRAAVDSRQIAAPQVQARYSAFIAVMRQGINDFTRDVTDGDARVALRQIDAVGHLKEWAARERGALNSVLTLGAFSDNDVYRDWITAVAGQEIALEQLRNGATDAVVARLKAMAVAPEARRIAAIRDVAYAGVGGASVKADPAEWFSTTTVQIQAQRAIEVALTDTVAAHARDASTSALTTLVLVLVTSLCVLLVSILTATQTIRHVLRVTMRVTDRAQQVQSQLLVQIQDVLSRLSRGQFEGTIDDDIPLLAIRSNDELGTMAGSLDGMITASRGTGVAVALVQDTMRSLVKTSRQMADSAVAGSLTVRANPDEFEGEFRELVQELNRMLDAIETPLSEAKRALEKMANRDLEVRMLGTYQGDYDAIAQSVNTAAEQLSVAMRQVRQSVYQVSDASEDIASTSETLAHNAQRQAQAIEAVDHAAQDLAQLAERVAASASEVTALAGSARANVQDGTRVASDLGEAITRIKESSDATSRVVKTIDEIAFQTNLLALNAAVEAARAGDAGRGFAVVAEEVRALALRSAEAARSTSAMIEAAVQDADRGVTLRDDVQRVLGAIATAVERVDEMAAGMTREITSQRDQVRDITGRMSELNSLAQSVAAGAEEGASGAEEMRAQAARLGDAAKGFKTRDWANRDRREPTGRGGATKRPPVPAARPPARPAPALEALDEPVDELMGF
- a CDS encoding PepSY domain-containing protein → MRPSVLTRRIHYWAGAVIALPIAVIITTGVLLQVKKQWSWVQPPEIRGTGTTPTLDLHGIVRAVQTVPGLQVAGWDDIKRMDIRADRGLAKVTVAGDWEVQVDLGTGAVLQARYRRSDLIESLHDGSFFLGDVTKLGLFLPAGVALGIMLASGIWLFWLPLSVKRRRRQAAAAGA
- a CDS encoding D-aminoacylase; the encoded protein is MSLPPSSRREFLATGTALALGANLAGRVRPVRPAFDLVLRGGTVFDGNGGDGREMDVAIQGDRIAAMGVALAGRGSIEIDVRGLAVAPGFIDIHSHGDSSLSADPRAESVIRQGITTLVAGADGSSRATGSAASGFPALFARLTALRPSPNVASMVGLGSVRGAVVGGDDRPATVTELRTMVAMVERALADGACGASSGLEYTPGAFASVEELVALCRPLAARALVYATHMRNEDDRLMEAIAESIAVARGARCALQISHLKTQGPRNWSRLPQVFAQIEAARAEGLDVAFDRYPYLAYATGLTNLFPVWSRDGGTPAFLARLRHPAQAERIEREVRAKIELLGGWDNVQVTAVRNPVDRAAEGKRLGAWAALTKAEPYAALVGLIQRNDATVSMAGFAMSEENLERILAHPLGMVCTDGGAYAIDGPTRRGSPHPRGIGSFPRVLGRYVRERGVLTLSAAIRKLTAVPADRLKLADRGRLRPGLAADVTVFDAARVADTATFERPFQYPVGIPHVIVNGRLALRDGVRTRERSGRALRSVGQAGG
- a CDS encoding isoamylase early set domain-containing protein, with the translated sequence MPDPMDDLDQRLSRALHAMQDVPPFPREAADRIAARAILASSPQARAGAWTRRLAAAVVLMAAGAAVVTAARRTAVVQRSELAMAGARAVGGAPVLPAAGAPLLPVSAGGARPIIFELDAPDARSVQVLGDFNHWSRDATAMERSADGRWRITTLLPPGRYIYAYLVDGHRFERDPARDAVEDRDFGVTGSELVVGEAP
- a CDS encoding RNA polymerase sigma factor; amino-acid sequence: MPLSRPHVTVSRPPRTSAPADVLALRARDGDPGAFSALVELMQPRATRFALQMTGAARDDVDDIVQDAWIRTHRALPRYDASRSFESWFFTILANCCRSLRVRLRRLQLRAQPMDDQLRDESIDALMATTTRSDVARVFRALATLPAAQRETFLLHHVEGFSYEEIAVISGVGVSACKMRAKRAMDAVRELLREDDPDA